The following are encoded together in the Lathyrus oleraceus cultivar Zhongwan6 chromosome 3, CAAS_Psat_ZW6_1.0, whole genome shotgun sequence genome:
- the LOC127127054 gene encoding mitogen-activated protein kinase homolog MMK2 → MDSQLPYQKDRSLASADHKNIKGVLTHGGRYVHYNIYGNLFQVSSKYVPPIHPVGRGASGIVCSAVNVETCEKVAIKKVGNAFDNRINAKRILREIKLLQHMDHENVIVLKDIIRPPQKENFNDVYIVYELMDTDLHQIIRSNQRLTDDHCWYFLYQLLRGLKYIHSANILHRDLKPSSLLLNSDCDLKIGDFGLARTTCETDFMTEYVVTRWYRAPELLLNCSKYTAAIDIWSVGCILGEIVTRQPLFPGKDYVHQLRLITELIGSPDDTSLGFLRSDNARRYVKQLPQYPRQQFAARFRNMSPGAVDLLERMLVFDPNRRITVDEALSHQYLAPLHDIVVEPVCSRPFNFDFEKPSFTEQEIKELVWKESVKFNPDPPIY, encoded by the exons ATGGATTCTCAACTTCCATACCAGAAAGACAGGTCTCTTGCTTCAGCTGATCATAAGAATATCAAAGGAGTTCTTACTCATGGTGGACGCTATGTTCACTACAATATCTATGGAAACCTCTTTCAAGTCTCGAGCAAGTATGTCCCTCCTATCCATCCCGTTGGAAGAGGAGCTTCTGGTATAGTCTG TTCTGCTGTAAATGTGGAGACATGCGAAAAAGTTGCTATTAAGAAGGTTGGCAATGCATTTGACAACAGAATCAATGCCAAAAGGATCTTACGAGAAATTAAACTTCTCCAGCACATGGATCATGAAAAT GTGATAGTCCTTAAAGACATTATACGACCACCACAGAAAGAAAATTTCAATGATGTGTACATTGTTTATGAGTTAATGGATACCGACCTGCATCAAATAATCCGCTCCAATCAACGATTGACTGATGATCATTGTTGG TATTTTCTGTATCAGTTGTTACGGGGACTGAAATACATACACTCAGCAAATATTCTGCACCGTGATCTAAAGCCTAGCAGCTTGCTACTGAATTCCGATTGTGATCTTAAGATCGGAGACTTTGGTCTAGCTAGAACTACTTGTGAAACCGATTTCATGACCGAGTATGTGGTTACTCGATGGTACCGAGCTCCAGAGTTGCTTCTTAATTGCTCCAAATATACTGCAGCCATTGATATATGGTCAGTTGGTTGCATCCTTGGTGAAATCGTGACAAGACAGCCCCTATTTCCTGGGAAAGATTACGTTCATCAGCTCAGATTGATCACAGAG CTCATAGGTTCGCCCGATGACACCAGCCTTGGATTTCTACGAAGTGATAATGCTCGTAGATATGTAAAACAGCTTCCTCAATATCCAAGACAACAATTTGCAGCTAGGTTTCGCAACATGTCTCCCGGTGCAGTTGATTTATTAGAGAGAATGCTTGTTTTTGATCCGAACAGGCGCATTACAG TTGATGAGGCTCTGAGCCACCAATACTTGGCACCTCTCCATGATATTGTTGTGGAACCTGTTTGCTCTAGACCTTTCAATTTCGATTTTGAGAAACCGTCTTTCACCGAACAAGAGATTAAGGAACTCGTCTGGAAAGAATCTGTGAAGTTCAATCCCGATCCACCTATTTATTGA
- the LOC127127053 gene encoding probable polygalacturonase gives MKLLWKTHMRLQVIKLVFALFVVTLRTAESRKAKIVTASFEYNGINCRAHSASLTDFGGVGDGVTSNTKAFQSAISNLSQYGSEGGSQLYVPAGKWLTGSFSLTSHFTLYLDKDAVLLASQDITEWPVIEPLPSYGRGRDAPAGRFTSLIFGTNLTDVIVTGENGTIDGQGAFWWQQFHRKKLKYTRPYLIELMFSDGIQISNLTLLNSPSWNIHPVYSSNIIVQGITIFAPVTSPNTDGINPDSCTNTKIEDCYIVSGDDCVAVKSGWDEYGIKFGWPTKQLVIRRLTCISPFSATIALGSEMSGGIQDVRAEDITAIQTESGVRIKTAVGRGGYVKDIYVKRFNMHTMKWAFKMTGDYNSHADTHFDPNALPEIANINYRDVVAENVTIAAKFEGISNDPFKGICIANVTLGMAVKAKKRPWTCTDIEGMTSGVTPTPCDLLPDQGPEKIAACDFPEESLPIDKLELKKCSYNMKYVEMF, from the exons ATGAAGCTCTTGTGGAAAACTCACATGAGGCTACAA GTGATTAAATTAGTATTTGCTCTCTTTGTGGTGACACTTAGAACAGCTGAGAGTAGAAAAGCCAAAATTGTGACAGCTTCATTTGAGTACAATGGTATAAATTGTAGAGCACACAGTGCTTCTTTGACGGATTTCGGCGGTGTTGGAGACGGAGTTACATCGAACACAAAGGCTTTTCAGTCTGCAATTAGTAATCTGAGTCAGTATGGTTCCGAAGGTGGTTCTCAGCTCTATGTTCCTGCCGGAAAATGGCTCACTGGTAGTTTTAGTCTTACTAGTCACTTTACTCTCTATTTGGATAAAGATGCTGTTCTTCTTGCTTCTCAG GATATAACTGAGTGGCCTGTGATTGAACCATTACCGTCATACGGTAGAGGAAGAGATGCTCCAGCAGGAAGATTCACAAGCCTCATATTCGGAACTAACCTCACCGATGTTATTGTCACAG GCGAAAATGGCACGATAGATGGTCAAGGCGCATTTTGGTGGCAACAGTTTCATCGAAAAAAGTTGAAGTACACACGCCCCTACCTGATCGAACTTATGTTCTCGGATGGCATCCAAATCTCAAATCTAACTCTCTTAAATTCTCCATCATGGAACATTCATCCTGTTTACAGCAG CAATATTATTGTGCAAGGCATCACTATTTTTGCTCCTGTCACATCTCCTAACACTGATGGTATCAATCCAG ACTCGTGCACAAATACAAAAATTGAAGACTGTTACATAGTTTCTGGAGATGACTGTGTTGCTGTGAAAAGTGGGTGGGATGAGTATGGTATAAAATTCGGTTGGCCTACGAAACAACTAGTAATCAGAAGATTAACATGCATTTCACCATTCAGTGCAACAATTGCCTTAGGAAGTGAAATGTCTGGAGGGATACAAGATGTTAGAGCCGAAGACATCACAGCCATTCAGACAGAATCGGGTGTAAGAATCAAAACAGCTGTTGGTAGAGGAGGGTATGTAAAAGACATATATGTGAAGAGATTTAATATGCATACGATGAAATGGGCGTTTAAGATGACAGGTGATTACAATTCACATGCTGATACTCACTTTGATCCTAATGCTTTGCCGGAGATCGCGAATATCAACTATAGAGATGTTGTGGCTGAGAATGTTACGATAGCGGCCAAGTTTGAAGGAATTTCTAATGACCCTTTTAAGGGAATTTGTATTGCTAATGTGACACTAGGGATGGCTGTTAAGGCCAAGAAAAGGCCATGGACATGTACTGATATTGAAGGGATGACTAGTGGGGTGACGCCTACGCCTTGTGATTTGTTGCCTGATCAAGGGCCTGAGAAAATCGCGGCGTGTGATTTTCCAGAAGAGAGTTTACCTATTGATAAGTTGGAGCTTAAGAAGTGTTCTTACAACATGAAATATGTTGAGATGTTTTAG